The DNA region tcttgtcacagtgtgaacacttgtaaggtttctctccagtgtggatcctctcatgtgttttcagatttgatgaGTGACTGAATCTCTTTTCACAGTGTGAGCACtcatacggtttctctccagtgtggatcctctcatgatTTTTCAGATctactgactgactgaatctcttgtcacagtgtgaacacatgtaaggtttctctccagtgtggatcctctcatgtgttatCAGATTTGATGATTGACTGAATCTccagtcacagtgtgaacacttgtaaggtttctctccagtgtggatcctctcatgtgttttcagagttGATGAGACATTGaaactcttgtcacagtgtgaacacttgtaaggtttctctccagtgtggatcttcTCATGTAGTTTTAAACTGCTCACTGAACTAAAAGTCTTCTCACACTCAGAGcacatgtactctctcacaccaCTATGTATTTTCTGATGTTCTTTCAAACTTTGTAGATGCAAAAAACTCTTACCACACAAATTACATGAATGTGGCTTCTTCTTTGCATGAACTTTCAAGTGTTTCTTCAGAAGTGAAgcccataaaaacattttaccgcACTGATCACATGCGTGCTGCTTCTCTGCAGCGTGGATGTTCATGTGATTCTTAAGGTTTGATGattgtgtgaaactcttcccgcactgatcgcaagtgaatggtttctctccagtatgaacccTCAGGTGACGATTAAGATGTGATTTacatgtgaaactctttccacactgagtgcaggcgAAAAATTTCTGTTTAGTTTGAGAGCAAATCAAAGGTTTTCCACCAGTTTTGACATGATTTTTCTCTTCACTTGATTCttcattttcctctttttcttcaatgaattctgaaataaaagtaaaaattatttatttttggtatatTGTTAAAAGCTGAGAGAACatctttaaatacataattactttTC from Carassius carassius chromosome 1, fCarCar2.1, whole genome shotgun sequence includes:
- the LOC132127903 gene encoding zinc finger protein 501-like, with amino-acid sequence MMSAVVLSSSGSNASSSSRKSLPSKNLTKTHNCEISVLSVDSSMANEMYVASLIPSMTTCWTCSAKTCTRRVAVEAERDIAFGHSVHTCTVLKSLYRNGPKFFACTQCGKSFTCKSHLNRHLRVHTGEKPFTCDQCGKSFTQSSNLKNHMNIHAAEKQHACDQCGKMFLWASLLKKHLKVHAKKKPHSCNLCGKSFLHLQSLKEHQKIHSGVREYMCSECEKTFSSVSSLKLHEKIHTGEKPYKCSHCDKSFNVSSTLKTHERIHTGEKPYKCSHCDWRFSQSSNLITHERIHTGEKPYMCSHCDKRFSQSVDLKNHERIHTGEKPYECSHCEKRFSHSSNLKTHERIHTGEKPYKCSHCDKRFSQSEGLKKHERIHTGEKPYKCSHCDKRFSVSSSLKKHERIHTGEKPYKCSHCDKRFSLLTNLKTHERIHTGEKAHKKHKNQSK